The DNA segment GCGTCGCCGTCTACGCGCCCGAGCCCGGCAACGGCGTCGGCAACCCGGTGAAGGTCGCGCAGAACGCGATCAAGTTCGCCACCGACAAGCAGTACGACACCGTCATCATCGACACCGCCGGCCGCCTCGGCGTCGACGCGGACATGATGAAGCAGGCCTCCGACATCCGCCGGGTGACGAACCCGGACGAGGTCCTCTTCGTCATCGACGCGATGATCGGCCAGGACGCGGTCGCCACCGCGAAGGCCTTCCAGGAGGGCGTCGACTTCACCGGCGTCGTCCTCTCCAAGCTCGACGGCGACGCCCGCGGCGGCGCGGCCCTGTCGGTCGCCTCGCTCACCGGCCGCCCGATCCTCTTCGCGTCCACCGGCGAGGGCCTCGACGACTTCGAGCAGTTCCACCCGGACCGCATGGCGAGCCGCATCCTCGACCTCGGTGACGTCCTCACCCTCATCGAGCAGGCGCAGAGCGCGTTCGACGAGGACGAGGCGCGCAAGATCGCCGAGAAGATCATGGGGGACACGTTCACCCTCGACGACTTCCTCGGCCAGATGCAGCAGCTGCGCAACATGGGCTCGATCAAGAAGATGATAGGCATGCTGCCCGGCGCGAAGGGCATGCGCGAGCAGCTCGACCAGTTCGACGAGCGCGAGATCGTCCGCACCGAGGCGATCATCCAGTCGATGACCAAGGCCGAGCGGGTGAACCCGAAGCTGCTGAACGGCTCGCGGCGCCTGCGCATCGCGCGCGGATCCGGCATGACCGTGACCGACGTCAACCAGCTCGTCCTGCGCTTCGACCAGGCCGCGAAGATGATGAAGACCGTCGCCAAGGGCGGCGTGCCGAACGTCCCCGGCATGGGCCCCGTCCCCGGTGCCGGCTACCAGGGCCGCCCGAAGCCGCAGAAGAAGAAGAGCAGCAAGTCGGGCAACCCGGCCAAGCGCGCCGCGGAGAACGCGGCGATCAGCTCCGGCCCGCAGTCCACCAACGCGGGCGGCTCGGGCTTCGGCCTCGGCGGCGGCTCCGGCGCGGGTGCGCAGCCCACTCCGGAGGAGCTGGAGCAGCTGCAGAAGCTCCTCGGCCGATGAGGGGCGTGCGCGCCGGTCTCGCGGTCGCCGCGGCGGCCGCCGTCGCCCTCGGCCTCGCCGGCTGCTCCGAGGGCTCCGGAGTGGACGCCGCGTCGGCCCCGGCGCCGGACGAGCTCGTCGGCCGCTGGGTCACGGGAGTGTCCTACGAGTCGCCGGAGGTCCCGTTCCTGCTCCTCGCCGAGGACGGCACCTGGACCGGTTCCGACGGCTGCAACGGCGTGCAGGGCGAGTGGTCGATCGACGGCGAGGGCGCGCTGACCGTCGACGCCGGCCCGAGCACGATGATCGCCTGCGACGGCGTCGCCCTGCCGATGATCTTCGCCGACGCGATGATGGCCTCGATCGACGGCGGTCGCCTCCGCCTCTTCGACGCCGACGGCGCCACCACCGTCAAGCTCGCCCGCTCCACCAGCGAGGACGCCCCCACCGCGTCCCCCGACCCGGCCGGCGAGTAGCCGCCCGGTCGGATCTCGATACGCCCGCTGCGCGGCCTACTCGATCAGCATGCTCCCGCGACTCCCGATCGGCCCGCCGCGAGGTCTAGCGTGAAGGCATGACAACCGCTTCTCCGCGCCCCGTCCGCATCGGCGTCCAGATCGCCCCGCAGCACGTCTCCTACGAGGTCATCCGCGACACGCTCGCCGAGCTCGAGGACATCGGCGTCGACATCGCCTTCAACTGGGACCACTTCTACCCGCTCTCCGGCGAGCCCGACGGCCTGCACTTCGAGGGCTGGAGCATGCTCGCCGCGTGGGCCGAGCAGACCAGCCGCATCGAGTTCGGCCCGCTCGTCACTTGCAACAGCTACCGCAACCCGGACCTGCTGGCCGACATGGCCCGCACCGTCGACCACATCAGCGCCAAGGGCGCCGAGGGTCGCCTGATCTTCGGCATCGGCTCCGGCTGGTTCGAGCGCGACTACCAGGAGTACGGCTACGACTTCGGCACCGCCGGCTCGCGCCTCGACGAGCTCTCCGAGGCCATGCCCCGCATCCGCGCCCGCTGGGACAAGCTGAACCCCGCTCCCACCCGCGACATCCCCGTGATGATCGGCGGCGGCGGCGAGAAGAAGACCCTCCGCATCGTCGCGGAGCACGCCGACATCTGGCACAGCTTCTCCGACGTCCCCACCCTCGAGCGCAAGCTCGGCGTCCTCGCCGACTGGTGCGGACGCGTCGACCGCGACATGGACGCCATCGAGATCTCGACCGGCGCGAGCGTCCGCGGGGGAGTCGGCGACGCCTCCTTCGGCGTGCTCGACCAGCAGTTCGACCTCGGCGCCCGCCTCTTCACCCTCGGCATCACCGGCCCGGACATCGATCTCCAGCCGGTGCGCGACCTGCTCTCCTGGCGCGACGGCAAGAACAGCACCACCCGCTGAGCGGCTCCTCGGGGGTCAGCCGGGCGCGTCCGTCGCCCGCTGGTCCCCGGGGATCGCCTGCGCGAGGCCGGCTTTCTCCGCGGCGAGGACGAAGGCGTCCGCGAGCGCGACCTGGCCCTCGGCCGTCGGATGCACGCCGTCCTCGGCGAGCAGCCCGTCGGCGCGCAGCGGGTCCGGGTACTCGAGGGCGATCCCGCCCGCCGCATCGACGGCGCCGACGAGCGCCGCATCGTACGCGTCGAGATCCTCCGGTCGCGGATCCGGCCCCCACACCGAGTCGAGCGCGATCAGCTTGGCGGAGGGGGAGGCCTCCGCGATCGCCTGCACCGCCGGGCCCATCGCGTCGGCGACCTCCTCGGGGGTCCAGCCGAGGTCGTTGCTGCTGGCGATCAGCACGATCGCGTCCGGCCGGGTGTCGGCGATCTCCTCGGCCCGGTCGCCGATCGCGACGCCGCAGTCGCCGGGCTCGATGAAGCCGCCCCCGTCGCAGCCGAGGTTCACCACGCTCCAGCCCAGGTCGTCGCCGACGAGCGCGGGCCAGGCCTGTCCGGGATCGAGGCCCAGGCCGCGGACGATGCTGTCGCCCACGATCGTGACCCGCGCGCCGGCCGGCAGTGCCCCGCCGAGCGCGAGCGGCGCGGAGTCGGACAGCGGATCCGAGGTCGGCGACGGCAGGGCAGTGGCCGTCCCGGCGGACGCCGTCGGTGTCGCACCCGCTCCGGCGGGAGCGCCGCTGGCACTCGAGCACCCGACGAGAGCCAGCGCGCTCGCGCCGAGCAGCAGCGCGCCCGTGAGGAGCCGTCGGGTCATGCCCGCGGGTCCTTCAAACCGTCACGAAGCTCGCCGGCGAGCGCGCGGACGACCGCCTTCAGATCGCCGTCGTTCGCGGCCGCGGTGCGCAGCTGGCGCTGGTAGCTCGCACCCGCGACGAGGATCAGCTCGACGTCGGCCAGCTCCGCCGCGCAGTCGAGGCGCTCCGCCACCGGCGCGAGCGTCGTGAGCAGATCGCGGATGTCGTCGGTCACGAGCCGCTCGTTCCCGGCCGCGTCGAGGATGATCTCGGCGTCGAGTCCGTAGCGCGCGGCGCGCCACTTGTTCTCCCGGACGTACCAGGGCTGCATCGTCGCGAGCGTCCCGCCCTCGTCGAGCTCGGTGGAGAGGTGCTCGACCAGGCACTGGATCAGCGCCGCGACCGCGCCGATCTCCTCCGGCGAGGACAGCCCGTCGCAGGCGCGCATCTCGATCGTGCCCCACTGGGGCGAGGGGCGGATGTCCCAGCGGACCTCGGTGTGGTCGTCGATGACGCCGGTGCGCATCATGTCGTCGACGTACTCCTCGTAGTTCGCCCAGGCGCCGAACTGCGGCGGCAGGCCGGCGGTGGGCAGCTGCTGGAACATCAGCGCGCGGTTCGAGGCGTAGCCGGTGTCGACGCCGCCCCAGAACGGGCTCGATGCCGAGAGCGCCTGCAGGTGCGGGTAGTAGTCGAGCAGCGCGTTGAGGATGGTGAGGACCTTGTCCCGGTCCTCGATCCCGACGTGCACGTGGATGCCCCAGATCATCATGTTGCGGCCCCACCACTGGGTGCGGTCGATGAGCCGGTGGTACCGCTCCTTGTCGGTGATGGTCTGGTCGTACCACTGCGCGAACGGGTGCGAGCCGGAGCAGACGAGGTCCAGGCCCATCGGGTCGGTGATCTCGCGCACCTGGCGCAGCTGGTCCTGCAGGTCGGCGACGGCGTCGCGGACGGTGCGGTGCACGCCGGAGACCAGCTCGACCGTGTTCTTCAGCAGCTCGCCGGTGATCCGCGGGTGCGGCGATCCGTCCTCGCCGCGGAGCGCCTCGAGCACGACGTCGGCGACGTTGGCGAGATCGCCCGTCTGCCGGTCGACGATGGCGACCTCCCACTCGATCCCGAGGGTGGAGCGGTCGGATTCGGCGAAGGTGATCTCCATGACGGCGTCCTCGTCAGTCCGGCGTCCACCGGGGCGGGACGCGCCCCCACATCCTCGCACCAGAGACCGGGGCGGACGCCGAGTGACGGGTGTCCGTGTCGGGGCCGCAGGCCGGGGGTTTTTCTGGCAGAATGATCCGTCGGGTCCGAGGCGGTCGACCCTCTACTCACCGCCGAAGAAACCCCCTCGAGCTTCCGGCCGGGTGTGCACCCCACGCTCACGGCTCAGTTCATCCATCATCGACCTCACGGTCAACGACCACACAGGAGAATTGTGGCTGTCAAGATTCGTCTGAAGCGCCTCGGCAAGATCCGAGCGCCCTACTACCGCATCGTCGTCGCCGACTCGCGCACCAAGCGCGACGGTCGCGTGATCGAGGAGATCGGTCAGTACCACCCGACCGAGCAGCCCTCGTTCATCAAGGTCGACTCGGAGCGCGCGCAGTACTGGCTCGGAGTCGGCGCGCAGCCGACCGAGCAGGTCGCCGCGATCCTCAAGCTGACCGGCGACTGGGGCCGCTTCAAGAACGACGCCGACGCCGTCAGCACCGTCCAGGTGAAGGAGCCCAAGGCTCCGTTCGTCGTCGACGCCAAGAAGAAGCCGGTCCTCAAGCCGAAGTCCGAGGCTCCCGCCAAGGCCACCGCGCCCGAGGCGCCCGCCGCCGACGAAGCCTCCACCGAGGCGTAGTCCATGCTCGCTCCCGCCGTCGAACACCTCGTCAAGGGGATCGTCGAGAACCCCGATGAGGTCAAGGTCGTGGCTACGAGCTCCCCGCGCGGAGAGGTCCTCGAGGTGCGCGTGCACCCCGAGGACCTCGGCCGCGTGATCGGACGTTCCGGTCGCACCGCCAAGGCCGTCCGCACTCTCGTCGCTGCCCTCGCCGACGGGCGACGCGTGCGCGTCGACGTCGTCGACACCGACAAGTAGGGTGGCGGCCCCCGCAGCGGGCACGACGCAGCTCCGCGTCGCCCGACTCACCAAGGCCCACGGGCTCAAGGGCGCGATCAAGCTCGAGCTCTACACGGACGAGCCCGACAAGCGCTTCACCCCCGGCGCCTCCTTCACGCTCCAGGTGCCGCGCACCTCCGAGTGGCACGGCAAGAAGCTCGAGCTCGTCGAGCTGCGCTGGTACAACAGCCACCCCGTCGCGTTCTTCAAGGGCATCGCCGACCGCGACGCCGCCGAGACCCTCCTCAAGGCGATCCTCTGGATCGACGAGGAGGTGCAGACCGAGCCCGGCGACGACGACTCCTGGTACGACTACCAGCTGGTCGGCATGTCCGTCGTCCGCGACGGCCGCGAGGTCGGCACGGTCCGCCGCGTCGACCACTTCCCCGCGCAGGACCTCCTGATCGTCGGCACGCCGTCCGGCGAGGTGATGGTCCCGTTCGTGAACGCGATCGTCCCGTCCGTCGATCCGGTCGCCGGCATCGTCACCGTCACGCCGCCGATCGGCCTCTTCGAGGAGGCTCCCGAGGAGGAGCCCGCCGAGGTGGACCTCAGCGGTATCGACCTCTCCGACCCCGAGCTGGCCGCGGCCGCTCCGGTCGAGGAGGAGGACACCGACGCCGACGCTGAGTCCGGTTCCGCCGATGTGACCGCCGACTCCGCTCCGGCCGACTCCGCGGCTGCCGACTCGGCCGACGCCGCGACCCCGGACTCCCAGGAGGAGCCGCGGTCGTGAGGATCGACATCGTCACGATCTTCCCGGAGTTCTTCGGCGTCCTCGACATCAGCCTGCTCGGGCGCGCGCGCCAGAGCGGGCTGATCGAGCTCGGGGTGCACGACCTCCGCTCCTTCACCCACGACCGGCACCGCACCGTGGACGACACGCCCTACGGCGGCGGCGCCGGCATGGTGATGCGGCCCGAGCCGTGGGGCGAGGCGTTCGACACGATCCTCGATCCCGCGGCGGACCCGCTGGTGATCTTCCCCTCGCCCGCCGGCGAGGTCTTCACCCAGGCGACCGCGCGCGAGCTCGCGCAGGAGTCGTCCCTCGTGTTCGGCTGCGGCCGCTACGAGGGCATCGACCAGCGCGTCGTCGACCACACCGCCGAGCGCGCCCGCGTGCGGATGATCAGCCTCGGCGACTACGTCCTCAACGGGGGAGAGGTCGCCGTGATGGCGATGATCGAGGCCGTCGGCCGCCTCGTGCCCGGCGTCGTCGGCAACCCGGCGAGCCTGGTCGAGGAGAGCCACTCCGACGGCCTGCTCGAGTACCCCAGCTACACCAAGCCCGCCTCCTGGCGCGGCCTCGACGTCCCCCCGGTGCTGCTCAGCGGCAACCACGGAGCGATCGCCGCCTGGCGCCATGAGCAGAGCGTCGAGCGCACCCGCCGCGTCCGCCCGGAGCTCCTGCCCTGACCGCCCCTCGCGAGATGCCAGTTGGGTACGCCTTCCTCGGCGTGTCGCGTACCCAAGTGGCATCTCGCGACTCCACGCCTGGCCCCGATCCCGCGAGATGCCACTTGTGACCGCCTTTCTCGGTGTGTCGCGCTCATAAGTGGCATCTCGCGGCGGGGGTCAGGGCGCGCGCGTCAGGCTGAGGTGGCGTTCGCGGAGGGCGAGGAAGAGGGGGAAGGCGAAGGCCAGGGCGACCAGGGGCGCGAGCAGGACGAGGATCCACACCCGCTTCATGCCGATGCGGCGCCCCTCCGCCAGCATGAAGGCGACGGCGGCGATCGCCACCACCAGCAGGTCCGTCGTGATCGACGAGACCGCCGGTCCGCCGCCCGCGAGGTCGCCGAGGAAGTCGACGCTCTCCAGCACGGCGCGGACGTTGTACGTCCAGGTGCCGAC comes from the Rathayibacter festucae DSM 15932 genome and includes:
- the rpsP gene encoding 30S ribosomal protein S16, with amino-acid sequence MAVKIRLKRLGKIRAPYYRIVVADSRTKRDGRVIEEIGQYHPTEQPSFIKVDSERAQYWLGVGAQPTEQVAAILKLTGDWGRFKNDADAVSTVQVKEPKAPFVVDAKKKPVLKPKSEAPAKATAPEAPAADEASTEA
- a CDS encoding SGNH/GDSL hydrolase family protein; the protein is MTRRLLTGALLLGASALALVGCSSASGAPAGAGATPTASAGTATALPSPTSDPLSDSAPLALGGALPAGARVTIVGDSIVRGLGLDPGQAWPALVGDDLGWSVVNLGCDGGGFIEPGDCGVAIGDRAEEIADTRPDAIVLIASSNDLGWTPEEVADAMGPAVQAIAEASPSAKLIALDSVWGPDPRPEDLDAYDAALVGAVDAAGGIALEYPDPLRADGLLAEDGVHPTAEGQVALADAFVLAAEKAGLAQAIPGDQRATDAPG
- the ffh gene encoding signal recognition particle protein — its product is MATFGTLSDRLVETFKNLRTKGKLSASDVDGTVREIRRALLDADVALDVVKAFTGKIRERALGDEVNKALNPAQQVVQIVNEELVAILGGQSRRLEFAKRPPTVIMLAGLQGAGKTTLAGKLGKYLGKDGHTPLLVAADLQRPNAVQQLQVVGEQAGVAVYAPEPGNGVGNPVKVAQNAIKFATDKQYDTVIIDTAGRLGVDADMMKQASDIRRVTNPDEVLFVIDAMIGQDAVATAKAFQEGVDFTGVVLSKLDGDARGGAALSVASLTGRPILFASTGEGLDDFEQFHPDRMASRILDLGDVLTLIEQAQSAFDEDEARKIAEKIMGDTFTLDDFLGQMQQLRNMGSIKKMIGMLPGAKGMREQLDQFDEREIVRTEAIIQSMTKAERVNPKLLNGSRRLRIARGSGMTVTDVNQLVLRFDQAAKMMKTVAKGGVPNVPGMGPVPGAGYQGRPKPQKKKSSKSGNPAKRAAENAAISSGPQSTNAGGSGFGLGGGSGAGAQPTPEELEQLQKLLGR
- a CDS encoding RNA-binding protein, with product MLAPAVEHLVKGIVENPDEVKVVATSSPRGEVLEVRVHPEDLGRVIGRSGRTAKAVRTLVAALADGRRVRVDVVDTDK
- a CDS encoding glutamate--cysteine ligase, translated to MEITFAESDRSTLGIEWEVAIVDRQTGDLANVADVVLEALRGEDGSPHPRITGELLKNTVELVSGVHRTVRDAVADLQDQLRQVREITDPMGLDLVCSGSHPFAQWYDQTITDKERYHRLIDRTQWWGRNMMIWGIHVHVGIEDRDKVLTILNALLDYYPHLQALSASSPFWGGVDTGYASNRALMFQQLPTAGLPPQFGAWANYEEYVDDMMRTGVIDDHTEVRWDIRPSPQWGTIEMRACDGLSSPEEIGAVAALIQCLVEHLSTELDEGGTLATMQPWYVRENKWRAARYGLDAEIILDAAGNERLVTDDIRDLLTTLAPVAERLDCAAELADVELILVAGASYQRQLRTAAANDGDLKAVVRALAGELRDGLKDPRA
- the trmD gene encoding tRNA (guanosine(37)-N1)-methyltransferase TrmD; translated protein: MRIDIVTIFPEFFGVLDISLLGRARQSGLIELGVHDLRSFTHDRHRTVDDTPYGGGAGMVMRPEPWGEAFDTILDPAADPLVIFPSPAGEVFTQATARELAQESSLVFGCGRYEGIDQRVVDHTAERARVRMISLGDYVLNGGEVAVMAMIEAVGRLVPGVVGNPASLVEESHSDGLLEYPSYTKPASWRGLDVPPVLLSGNHGAIAAWRHEQSVERTRRVRPELLP
- a CDS encoding LLM class F420-dependent oxidoreductase, giving the protein MTTASPRPVRIGVQIAPQHVSYEVIRDTLAELEDIGVDIAFNWDHFYPLSGEPDGLHFEGWSMLAAWAEQTSRIEFGPLVTCNSYRNPDLLADMARTVDHISAKGAEGRLIFGIGSGWFERDYQEYGYDFGTAGSRLDELSEAMPRIRARWDKLNPAPTRDIPVMIGGGGEKKTLRIVAEHADIWHSFSDVPTLERKLGVLADWCGRVDRDMDAIEISTGASVRGGVGDASFGVLDQQFDLGARLFTLGITGPDIDLQPVRDLLSWRDGKNSTTR
- a CDS encoding DUF2834 domain-containing protein — encoded protein: MSRLRRGWTPPAAIYLVLAVVGLVGTWTYNVRAVLESVDFLGDLAGGGPAVSSITTDLLVVAIAAVAFMLAEGRRIGMKRVWILVLLAPLVALAFAFPLFLALRERHLSLTRAP
- a CDS encoding META domain-containing protein — its product is MRGVRAGLAVAAAAAVALGLAGCSEGSGVDAASAPAPDELVGRWVTGVSYESPEVPFLLLAEDGTWTGSDGCNGVQGEWSIDGEGALTVDAGPSTMIACDGVALPMIFADAMMASIDGGRLRLFDADGATTVKLARSTSEDAPTASPDPAGE